From Scomber scombrus chromosome 9, fScoSco1.1, whole genome shotgun sequence, one genomic window encodes:
- the neil3 gene encoding endonuclease 8-like 3 produces the protein MVEGPGCTLNGEKIRSKVHKGQKMKEIRGSLTRNNSEGNAFQSLCGCPYTGVETLGKELFMYFGSRALRVHFGMNGSMRINPAERKDRNASIPVLEIQLTNDIVSFFDSTAEIRLTEDCEQRVRAMQSLDVCSSKFSFPRSEEAVRSQSSRMLCDVLLDQTVMPGVGNIIKNEALFDSGLHPAVKVQQLTDQHLHHLVKMTRDFTLLFYKCRKSGSPLYKHYKVYKRPQCCQCFHVITACRLGDNSRMTYFCERCQKGDPSGVDVSTLPKRNSLIGWAYNEGTNDNVAKREEEDWACQLCTLINLPAAKACDACFTPRPEVQKDNISTEASPFTADLMKYPCTAFKKPQEELKVNWRSAFGTSTLVFSDLSKKPKRVNSPLSLAGSHLNSLASERSLYKYNVCQGTTSPNYASGGWQKQSAELSNGESLASYSHPSKKMRIDHSPFPSNNAQNGTPNSGMHKIETTRGSSSLSSSPSAPCCESHRRPAVLRVVHKEGENKGRQFYACSLPRETKCNFFEWADLSFPFCHHGKRCLMRTVLKLGPNNGRNFYTCGFKKGKQCDFFQWAENGPGISNLPGC, from the exons ATGGTTGAAGGTCCTGGGTGTACATTAAACGGAGAGAAAATCCGCTCAAAAGTCCAcaaaggacagaaaatgaaagagatcAGAGGAAGCTTGACG AGAAACAACTCCGAGGGAAATGCCTTTCAGAGCTTGTGTGGCTGTCCGTACACAGGTGTTGAAACCTTAGGGAAGGAGCTCTTCATGTACTTTGGCTCAAGAGCTTTGAG AGTCCACTTTGGTATGAATGGATCAATGCGAATAAACCCCGCtgagaggaaggacaggaatGCCTCAATCCCAGTGCTGGAAATCCAACTGACTAACGACATTGTGAGCTTCTTTGACAGCACTGCGGAAATAAG GTTGACAGAGGACTGTGAGCAGAGGGTGAGAGCTATGCAGAGTCTGGATGTGTGCTCTTCCAAGTTCAGCTTCCCCCGTTCTGAGGAGGCAGTGAGGAGCCAAAGTAGCAGGATGCTCTGTGACGTTCTCCTAGATCAGACCGTCATGCCGGGAGTAGGCAACATCATTAAAAACGAAGCCCTGTTTGACTCGGGCCTTCACCCAGCTGTGAAG GTTCAGCAGCTGACAGACCAACACCTCCACCACTTGGTGAAGATGACACGTGATTTCACTCTTCTGTTTTACAAG TGTCGCAAATCTGGCTCCCCTCTCTACAAACATTACAAAGTCTACAAGCGTCCCCAGTGCTGCCAGTGCTTTCATGTCATCACAGCTTGTCGTCTTGGAGACAACAGCAGGATGACTTACTTCTGTGAGCGCTGTCAGAAGGGAGATCCCAGCGGGGTTGACGTCAG TACACTCCCCAAAAGGAACAGTCTGATTGGCTGGGCATACAATGAGGGAACCAATGACAATGTGGctaagagggaggaagaggactGGGCCTGTCAACTCTGCACACTCATCAACCTGCCAGCAGCAAAAGCCTGTGATGCCTGTTTCACTCCCAGACCTGAGG TCCAAAAAGACAACATTAGCACTGAAGCATCTCCCTTCACTGCTGATTTGATGAAATACCCCTGCACTGCCTTTAAGAAACCACAAGAGGAGCTGAAAGTCAACTGGAGGTCTGCATTTGGGACTTCAACCCTTGTTTTCTCTGACTTGAGCAAGAAGCCAAAGCGTGTAAACTCCCCACTCTCTCTAGCCGGCAGTCATTTGAATTCCTTGGCGTCAGAGCGAAGTTTATATAAATACAACGTCTGCCAAGGGACAACAAGCCCCAATTATGCCTCTGGTGGCTGGCAGAAGCAAAGTGCTGAGCTCTCCAATGGGGAATCACTGGCCTCCTACAGTCACCCATCCAAGAAAATGAGAATTGATCACAGTCCCTTTCCCAGTAACAATGCTCAAAATGGAACCCCCAATTCAGG TATGCACAAAATAGAAACGACAAGAGGCagctcctccctttcttccagtCCCAGTGCCCCTTGTTGTGAATCCCATCGTCGTCCAGCTGTCCTCAGAGTGGTCCACAAGGAGGGCGAGAATAAGGGACGACAGTTCTATGCCTGCTCACTTCCCAGAGAGACGAAGTGTAATTTCTTTGAg tGGGCTGACTTAAGCTTCCCTTTTTGTCACCATGGGAAACGATGTTTAATGAGGACGGTGCTGAAACTAGGACCCAACAACGGCCGGAATTTCTACACCTGCGGCTTTAAAAAGGGTAAACAGTGTGACTTTTTCCAGTGGGCAGAGAACGGACCGGGGATATCAAACCTGCCTGGCTGTTAA